The DNA region GTTATGATAAATGATGTTTTACGATTATTCTGATAGTTAATAGAGGAAATCAGATTAGAAGTTAAGTTGAAAAAAAAATGTTGTATTACTTTTATTAATTTACTATATTTGGGCTTGGTTAATTAATAGGGGAAAACTTAAGGGGAGAATTATGGAAAGAGAGAAAGTTGAAGCGAAGGTAAAGAAAACGATTGCTGATGTATTAAAGAAAGATGTAAATGAAATTGCATCTGATGCAAATTTTATATTCGATCTTGGTGCCGATTCAATGCAGAGTTTACAATTAGTGGCAGGTTTTGAAGAAGAATTTGATATTGAAATGGACGAAGATGATGCTTTAGAGATTCAAAGTGTTAAAGATGCGGTAGTATTTATCGAAAAAATAGTAAACGGATAAGGAAAAAAATGAAAAAGAATAGAAAAACATTTGATGAAGTAAATAATATTTTTTATCCAAAATCTATTGCTGTTGTTGGAACGAATAATGTAAGAGGTTCTGTTCCATCGGATATCTTTCAGAACATTTTACATGATGGATTTCAAGGAGTTCTATATCCTGTAAGTCCGAGTGAAAAAAATGTTGGAAGTATTAAGGCATATAAATATGTTGTGGATATTGAAGATGATATTGATATGGCGATTTTAGTATTTCCAAGTTCTGTAGCACATTTGGCAATGGAGCAAATTGGAAAAAAAGGTATTAAATCGATGATAATTATTTCTGCCGGATTCAAAGAAGTTGGTGGAAAAGGAATTGAGAAAGAGAAAAAGATAAAAGAAATTGCCGACAAATATGGAATATCATTTATAGGTCCTAATTGTCTTGGTGTTATAAATACTGATCCTCTGTGTCATATGGATGCTTCTTTCGCAAGAGCAATGCCAAAAGAAGGTAATATTGCTTTTATTTCACAGAGTGGAGCTTTGTGCACGGCAGTTTTAGATTATGCTGATGCAAAAAATATTGGTTTTTCAAAGTTTGTTAGTTTTGGTAATAAAGCGGATGTTGATGAAATTGACTTGTTGTATTATTTAAAAGATGATCCGAAAACGAAAGTTATTTTGATGTATCTTGAAGAGGTGACAAATGGAAAAGAGTTGATGGAAGCTGCGAGAATAGTTACTGCAGAATCCGGAAAGCCAATTTTGGCAATAAAATCCGGTAGAACTGCGGAGGGAGCTTCGGCGGCTGCATCTCACACGGGCTCATTGGCTGGAAGTGATGTCATTACTGATGCTGCATTTAAACAAGCGGGAATAATCAGATGTGATAATCTTGAAGAGATGTTCGATATAGCCAAGGCATTTGCATATCAACCACTTCCAAAATCAAAAAATATTGCAATAATTACAAATGCAGGTGGACCGGGTGTTCTTGCTACTGATAAAGCAATTGAAAGCGGATTGTTACTTGGAAAATTTAGTGAAGAAACGACAAAAATTCTGAAGAAGAGTTTACCGGCGGCAGCAAATATCAAAAATCCCGTTGATGTAATTGGTGATGCAAGAGCTGACAGATATAATGCGGCGATTGGTTCTGCTTTGAAAGATAAAAATATTGACGGAGTGAATGTTATTTTGACTCCACAATCAATGACTGAAATTGAAGATATTGCGAAAGATATTGTGAAAGTTGCTAGAAATTATGATAAACCTGTTCATGCATCTTTTATGGGTGAAACTGATGTTGCAGAGGGAATAGATATTTTACAGCATAATAATATCCCGCATTATTTTTTACCTGAAAATATGGTAAAATCAATGGCTGTCACTGCTGAATTTGCTCAGAGAATGAAAAATCAAACCGATGAAAAGGTTAAACAATTTTCTGATGTTGATAAAGCAAAAGCAACAAAGATTCTTGAAGATGCAATTGCTGAAAAGAAATCATATTTGCCTGAAGAGGAAGCTGTGAAAGTTTTGGAAGCATATAATTTTCCAGTTCTTCCAAATGGATTAGCAAGTTCAAAAGAGGAAGCAGGAAAAATTGCTGACAAAATTGAATATCCTGTCGTTATGAAAATTATTTCTGTCGATATTGTTCATAAATTTGATAGCGGTGGTGTTATTCTAAATATTCAGAATAGAGAAGAAGCGGAAGGTGCATACGAACAGATTCTAAAGAATGTTAAAAAAGCGGAACCGACAGCAGATATCAAAGGTGTATTTGTTCAAAAAATGGTTAAAGAAGGTCAGGAAGTGATTTTAGGATTGAAGAAAGATAATTCTTTTGGTTCTGTGGTGATGTTTGGTCTTGGTGGATTATTTGTTGAGATATTCAAAGATGTAGATTTTAAAATTGCACCAATTTCGGAAAAAGATGCAAAAGAGATGATTACTTCAATTCAATCATATCCGATTCTCGCCGGAGCAAGAGGAAAGAAAAAACGAGATGTAAAAGCTATAACAGAAACAATTCAAAGATTGTCACAATTGGCAATGGAT from Bacteroidota bacterium includes:
- a CDS encoding acyl carrier protein — protein: MEREKVEAKVKKTIADVLKKDVNEIASDANFIFDLGADSMQSLQLVAGFEEEFDIEMDEDDALEIQSVKDAVVFIEKIVNG
- a CDS encoding acetate--CoA ligase family protein encodes the protein MKKNRKTFDEVNNIFYPKSIAVVGTNNVRGSVPSDIFQNILHDGFQGVLYPVSPSEKNVGSIKAYKYVVDIEDDIDMAILVFPSSVAHLAMEQIGKKGIKSMIIISAGFKEVGGKGIEKEKKIKEIADKYGISFIGPNCLGVINTDPLCHMDASFARAMPKEGNIAFISQSGALCTAVLDYADAKNIGFSKFVSFGNKADVDEIDLLYYLKDDPKTKVILMYLEEVTNGKELMEAARIVTAESGKPILAIKSGRTAEGASAAASHTGSLAGSDVITDAAFKQAGIIRCDNLEEMFDIAKAFAYQPLPKSKNIAIITNAGGPGVLATDKAIESGLLLGKFSEETTKILKKSLPAAANIKNPVDVIGDARADRYNAAIGSALKDKNIDGVNVILTPQSMTEIEDIAKDIVKVARNYDKPVHASFMGETDVAEGIDILQHNNIPHYFLPENMVKSMAVTAEFAQRMKNQTDEKVKQFSDVDKAKATKILEDAIAEKKSYLPEEEAVKVLEAYNFPVLPNGLASSKEEAGKIADKIEYPVVMKIISVDIVHKFDSGGVILNIQNREEAEGAYEQILKNVKKAEPTADIKGVFVQKMVKEGQEVILGLKKDNSFGSVVMFGLGGLFVEIFKDVDFKIAPISEKDAKEMITSIQSYPILAGARGKKKRDVKAITETIQRLSQLAMDCPQIKELDINPLIVGDEGNGCFVADTKIML